From a single Solirubrobacterales bacterium genomic region:
- a CDS encoding SDR family oxidoreductase translates to MNPTGSGLDLNGRTAIVSGAGSPEGIGFATARALGLLGAGVRVASTTDRIGERVAELESEGITARGFVGDLTDPSRADALVAETVDGFGRLDVLVNNAGMTSLSDPEDPSGIEGMSDANWQKTIDRNLTTAFNLTRAAVKPMLAAGFGRIVNVTSASGPVTAYPGDVGYHAAKAGMVGLTRAVAIETAARGVTVNAVAPGWIATSSSTTREVDVGAATPVGRSGTSAEVAAAVVALALPAAAYTTGQVLVVDGANSIMEEKAG, encoded by the coding sequence GTGAATCCGACCGGGTCCGGCCTCGACCTGAACGGCCGGACCGCGATCGTCAGCGGAGCCGGCAGCCCGGAAGGGATCGGGTTCGCCACCGCCCGGGCCCTCGGTCTGCTCGGGGCCGGGGTGAGGGTGGCTTCGACCACCGACCGGATCGGGGAGCGGGTCGCCGAGCTGGAGTCCGAAGGAATCACCGCCCGCGGTTTCGTCGGTGATCTCACCGACCCGTCGCGGGCCGACGCCTTGGTCGCGGAAACGGTCGACGGCTTCGGGCGCCTCGATGTGCTGGTCAACAACGCCGGGATGACCTCGCTTTCCGACCCGGAGGACCCTTCCGGAATCGAGGGGATGTCCGACGCCAACTGGCAGAAGACGATCGACCGCAACCTGACCACCGCCTTCAACCTGACCCGGGCGGCAGTCAAGCCGATGCTGGCGGCCGGCTTCGGCCGGATCGTCAACGTGACCTCGGCCTCCGGGCCGGTCACCGCCTACCCGGGCGATGTCGGCTATCACGCCGCCAAGGCGGGGATGGTCGGATTGACCAGGGCGGTGGCGATCGAGACCGCCGCCCGTGGCGTGACCGTGAACGCGGTGGCGCCGGGCTGGATCGCGACCTCCTCCTCCACCACCCGGGAGGTTGATGTGGGGGCGGCCACCCCGGTCGGCCGTTCCGGGACCTCGGCCGAGGTCGCCGCGGCGGTGGTCGCCCTGGCCCTGCCCGCGGCCGCCTACACCACCGGCCAGGTGCTGGTGGTCGACGGGGCCAACTCGATCATGGAGGAGAAGGCCGGTTGA
- a CDS encoding metallopeptidase family protein: MDPESEIPAVSPVTEEEFERMISDAIDRLPVQFREALERVPVVVSDRGREWRAYGLYQGDGIARDNYPDRILIFRDTLVRDFGHDRELLAAQVERTVRHELGHHLGFGERGVRNLGL, from the coding sequence ATGGACCCCGAATCGGAAATTCCCGCCGTTAGCCCGGTCACGGAGGAGGAGTTCGAACGGATGATCTCCGACGCGATCGACCGGTTGCCGGTCCAGTTCCGGGAGGCGCTCGAGCGGGTTCCGGTCGTCGTTTCCGATCGCGGCCGGGAGTGGCGGGCCTACGGGCTGTATCAGGGTGACGGCATCGCCCGGGACAACTACCCGGACCGGATCCTGATCTTCAGGGACACCCTGGTCCGTGACTTCGGGCACGACCGTGAACTGCTGGCGGCCCAGGTCGAGCGGACTGTCCGCCACGAACTGGGCCACCATCTCGGTTTCGGTGAACGGGGGGTGAGAAACCTCGGCCTCTGA
- a CDS encoding LuxR C-terminal-related transcriptional regulator, with protein MTSVRTQAQAAPGTVSRSRLIDGLVGARHARLVLLEAPAGYSKTTTLRLWDAADPRTFVWIRGSRRLNDPTRLIKTIVAVTAPIGIDPEVLDALAAPSPDLPFVLGLLGQAISELAPFVLVIDDAHLIEDEESWTVIRAVAGELPREAQLAIGSRNRPPLAIGPLRARRELHELGMAELTMTRREGRDLLTGMGLDLGDRADLVHARAEGWPAAMYLAGLAIRQDPEAAPEDAEFAGSDRILVEYFRDEFIRELPEEDIRFLCQTSILDELTGPVCDAVTGRDDSAVRLERLAHENSLVVPLDRHGSRFRYHHLFADMLRLELTHREPEAEAGAHHRAAAWLAANGDIPGATDHAIASGNLELAGALIWLDIADILGGGRVAMLDRWLSAIGDDAVTRVPALILARAHREMAMGRGDESHHWLAVAEREIPEGHPSFGDVLMVRVTMGPDGSHQMVKDARRAAGLFDRTNPWLVPLGLYEGIGLFLEGEAEAEELLRTAAREAASVSPIIQNLALAHLALLELEQGRVEEAFRHIARARDQVERCGLGSYGAMSLVFAVLADVLARQGRQAESSEALSRCLRMSEGIEDFIAWYEAELILACGRAMIGIGRFETVAGMADQVDRLAARIASPPRLAGWLEELRLAEGRVGPAGLELTPAELRTLCLLPTHHSFREIGEQLCLSPNTVKTQAKSLYRKLGVNSRTEAVMEGRRLGILGRPPD; from the coding sequence ATGACCAGTGTGAGGACACAGGCTCAGGCTGCTCCGGGGACCGTTTCCCGATCCCGTCTGATCGACGGGCTGGTCGGGGCCAGACACGCCCGGCTTGTGCTGCTCGAGGCTCCGGCGGGATACTCGAAAACCACCACTCTCCGCCTGTGGGATGCAGCCGACCCGCGGACCTTCGTCTGGATCAGGGGAAGTCGAAGACTGAACGATCCGACCCGGTTGATCAAGACGATCGTTGCGGTCACCGCGCCGATCGGGATTGACCCCGAGGTGCTTGATGCCCTCGCGGCCCCGAGTCCGGATCTACCCTTCGTGCTCGGGCTGTTGGGGCAGGCGATCAGCGAACTCGCACCCTTTGTGCTGGTCATCGACGACGCTCACCTGATCGAGGACGAAGAGTCGTGGACGGTGATCCGGGCGGTGGCAGGGGAACTCCCCCGGGAAGCTCAGCTGGCGATCGGGTCACGAAATCGCCCGCCGCTGGCGATCGGGCCACTCCGGGCCCGCCGCGAGCTTCATGAGCTGGGGATGGCCGAACTGACCATGACCCGGCGTGAAGGTCGTGACCTGCTGACGGGGATGGGTCTCGATCTCGGAGACCGAGCCGATCTGGTCCACGCAAGGGCGGAGGGGTGGCCGGCGGCCATGTATCTCGCCGGGCTGGCAATCAGGCAGGATCCGGAGGCAGCGCCTGAGGATGCCGAGTTCGCCGGCAGCGACCGGATCCTCGTTGAGTACTTCCGGGACGAGTTCATCCGCGAGCTCCCGGAGGAGGACATCCGGTTTCTCTGCCAAACCTCGATCCTCGATGAGTTGACCGGCCCCGTCTGCGACGCGGTCACCGGCCGCGATGATTCGGCGGTCCGCCTGGAGCGGCTCGCCCATGAGAACTCCCTGGTGGTCCCGCTTGACCGTCACGGATCACGATTCAGGTACCACCATCTCTTTGCCGACATGCTCCGACTCGAGCTGACCCACCGGGAGCCCGAAGCGGAAGCCGGGGCCCACCACCGCGCAGCCGCCTGGCTGGCCGCCAACGGCGACATCCCGGGTGCCACCGACCACGCCATCGCATCCGGCAACCTGGAACTCGCCGGTGCGCTGATCTGGCTCGATATCGCCGACATCCTCGGTGGGGGCAGGGTCGCCATGCTGGACCGGTGGCTGTCTGCGATCGGGGACGATGCGGTCACCAGGGTGCCGGCGCTGATCCTCGCCCGTGCCCATCGGGAGATGGCGATGGGGCGTGGTGACGAGTCTCACCACTGGCTTGCGGTTGCCGAACGGGAGATTCCCGAAGGTCACCCCAGTTTTGGCGATGTGCTGATGGTTCGGGTGACGATGGGACCCGACGGTTCCCACCAGATGGTCAAGGATGCACGTCGGGCAGCCGGACTCTTCGACCGGACGAACCCGTGGCTGGTGCCGCTCGGTCTCTACGAGGGAATCGGCCTCTTTCTCGAGGGGGAAGCGGAAGCCGAGGAACTGCTGCGGACGGCCGCGAGAGAGGCAGCCTCGGTGTCACCGATAATCCAGAATCTGGCGCTTGCGCATCTGGCCCTGCTTGAGCTTGAACAGGGCCGGGTTGAGGAGGCGTTCCGGCATATCGCCCGGGCCCGGGACCAGGTTGAACGCTGCGGGCTTGGCTCCTACGGGGCGATGTCGCTGGTCTTCGCGGTGCTGGCCGACGTGCTTGCCCGACAGGGCCGCCAGGCCGAGTCGTCCGAGGCCCTGTCCCGCTGCCTGCGGATGAGCGAAGGAATCGAAGACTTCATCGCCTGGTACGAGGCTGAACTGATCCTCGCCTGTGGCCGGGCGATGATCGGCATCGGGCGTTTCGAGACAGTCGCGGGCATGGCGGACCAGGTCGACCGGCTCGCTGCCCGGATCGCTTCCCCTCCCCGCCTTGCCGGGTGGCTGGAAGAGCTTCGTCTGGCAGAAGGCCGGGTGGGCCCCGCCGGCCTCGAACTGACTCCGGCGGAGCTCAGAACCCTCTGCCTGCTGCCCACCCACCACTCCTTCCGGGAGATCGGCGAACAGCTCTGCCTGTCACCGAATACGGTCAAGACCCAGGCGAAATCGCTCTACCGGAAGCTCGGTGTGAACTCCAGGACCGAAGCGGTCATGGAAGGTCGTAGGCTCGGCATCCTGGGCCGTCCTCCCGACTGA
- a CDS encoding DUF6325 family protein: protein MTEEIEEMGPIDWLMVEWDEKEPTGEAIPYLIDLVDSGLIRILDFAFIIKRDDGSIGQLEITDLGGDSESFEVLEGASSGILDESDFDDAGEVLETGKAAALLVYENRWAGPFAAAVRRSGGQLVASGRIPIQALLASLEATEK, encoded by the coding sequence GTGACCGAAGAGATCGAAGAGATGGGCCCGATCGACTGGCTGATGGTGGAGTGGGACGAGAAAGAACCAACCGGCGAGGCGATCCCGTACCTGATCGACCTGGTCGACAGCGGACTGATCCGGATTCTCGATTTCGCCTTCATCATCAAGCGGGACGACGGTTCGATCGGGCAACTCGAGATCACCGATCTGGGCGGGGATTCAGAGTCGTTCGAGGTGCTCGAGGGGGCGTCGTCGGGCATTCTCGACGAGAGCGACTTCGATGACGCCGGTGAGGTGCTGGAAACCGGAAAGGCCGCTGCGCTGCTGGTGTACGAGAACCGGTGGGCCGGTCCCTTCGCCGCGGCCGTACGTCGCTCCGGGGGGCAACTGGTGGCGAGCGGCCGGATCCCGATTCAGGCCCTGCTGGCCAGCCTCGAAGCCACCGAGAAATGA
- a CDS encoding SHOCT domain-containing protein, with protein MPGLIGGIARTAVVAGTATAVSNRVSRRQASRWAEQDGPQYANPRAEMAMQEEPAPPPADPVAQLRELGELHQSGILTDEEFAAQKAKILGD; from the coding sequence ATGCCAGGACTGATCGGAGGTATCGCCCGGACTGCTGTGGTGGCCGGGACCGCAACGGCGGTGAGCAATCGCGTCTCCCGCAGACAGGCCTCACGCTGGGCCGAACAGGACGGACCGCAGTACGCAAACCCACGGGCGGAGATGGCGATGCAGGAGGAACCGGCTCCCCCGCCCGCCGATCCGGTGGCGCAGCTCAGGGAGCTTGGTGAACTTCACCAGAGCGGGATCCTGACTGACGAGGAGTTCGCCGCACAGAAGGCGAAGATCCTCGGCGACTAG
- a CDS encoding peptidylprolyl isomerase, which yields MSKATLNTTAGQITIEFFDEDAPKTVENFRKLAADGFYDGLGFHRVIKDFMIQGGCPEGTGTGGPGYTFEDEFNDHKVVRGALAMANAGPNTNGSQFFIVTIPAADWLDGKHTVFGEVVEGMDAVDAIEGTDTDGRDMPTEPQVIMGIELSD from the coding sequence ATGTCGAAAGCAACGCTCAACACGACCGCCGGGCAGATCACGATCGAGTTCTTCGATGAGGACGCGCCGAAAACGGTGGAGAATTTCCGCAAGCTGGCCGCCGACGGCTTCTATGACGGGCTCGGTTTCCACCGGGTGATCAAGGACTTCATGATCCAGGGCGGCTGCCCCGAGGGTACCGGCACCGGCGGTCCCGGCTACACCTTCGAGGACGAGTTCAACGACCACAAGGTGGTCCGTGGTGCCCTGGCGATGGCCAACGCCGGCCCGAACACCAACGGCTCCCAGTTCTTCATCGTCACGATCCCGGCGGCCGACTGGCTCGACGGCAAGCACACCGTTTTCGGTGAGGTCGTGGAAGGAATGGATGCGGTTGACGCGATCGAGGGAACCGACACCGACGGTCGGGACATGCCGACCGAACCGCAGGTGATCATGGGAATCGAACTGAGCGACTGA
- a CDS encoding potassium channel family protein, whose product MFRRSREPRQASQPRELPLERFWLVSRAQDPRRAILIRAGIAVGIILFVGFITWVDRYGYIDSNNPGYTFNFLDSLYYATVTVTTTGYGDLVPSSQLARFISIVVVTPLRVLFLVLLVGTTLEALTTQSRKRARVNAKLKELNGHTIICGFGVKGRSALDYLRKHNRGSNVVVIDDNREVLDRANVQEKVDGFEGKAFDRRVLRTARIERAKRLIIALNTDEHAVLTVLRAKELNPEIEVVSTCRKEENQELLKQSGADEVIVSASSAGRILGMAADAPDAAKVVNDLLTFGDGLDIDDRIVEADNEDIKQPGQTPIAVVRNHTEGMAPRILRPMFDQETLPLKRGDRVVYITTRKDGKIVVAPVPKESGPVDVTSAMGESRDEIDDVGS is encoded by the coding sequence GTGTTTCGACGAAGCCGAGAACCGCGGCAGGCCAGCCAGCCGAGGGAACTGCCCCTCGAGCGCTTCTGGCTGGTCAGCCGCGCCCAGGATCCGCGCCGGGCGATTCTGATCCGGGCCGGAATTGCGGTGGGGATCATCCTCTTCGTCGGCTTCATCACCTGGGTTGACCGGTACGGCTACATTGACTCGAACAATCCGGGCTACACGTTCAACTTCCTCGATTCGCTCTACTACGCAACCGTCACCGTCACCACCACCGGCTACGGGGACCTGGTTCCGAGCTCCCAGCTGGCCCGGTTCATTTCGATCGTGGTGGTCACCCCGCTCCGGGTGCTCTTCCTCGTTCTGCTGGTCGGTACTACCCTTGAGGCACTCACCACACAGTCGAGAAAGAGGGCAAGGGTGAACGCGAAGCTCAAGGAGCTGAACGGACACACGATCATCTGCGGGTTCGGAGTGAAGGGTCGTTCGGCCCTCGACTATCTGCGCAAGCACAACCGTGGCAGCAACGTGGTCGTGATCGATGACAACCGGGAGGTCCTCGATCGCGCCAACGTGCAGGAGAAGGTGGACGGGTTTGAAGGCAAGGCCTTCGACCGGCGGGTGCTGAGGACCGCCCGGATCGAACGGGCCAAACGACTGATCATCGCGCTGAACACCGACGAGCACGCGGTGCTGACCGTGCTGCGGGCGAAGGAGCTCAACCCGGAGATCGAGGTGGTCTCCACCTGCCGCAAGGAGGAGAACCAGGAGCTGCTGAAGCAGTCGGGCGCCGACGAGGTGATCGTGTCCGCCTCATCCGCCGGCCGGATTCTCGGCATGGCCGCCGATGCCCCGGACGCGGCCAAGGTGGTGAACGACCTGCTGACCTTCGGTGACGGGCTCGACATCGACGACCGGATCGTCGAAGCCGACAACGAGGACATCAAGCAGCCCGGCCAGACCCCGATCGCCGTGGTCCGCAACCACACCGAAGGCATGGCCCCGCGCATCCTCCGGCCGATGTTCGATCAGGAAACCCTTCCCCTGAAGAGGGGCGACCGGGTGGTCTACATCACCACCCGCAAGGACGGCAAGATCGTTGTCGCCCCGGTCCCCAAGGAGTCGGGTCCGGTCGATGTGACCTCGGCCATGGGCGAGTCCCGGGACGAGATCGACGACGTGGGCAGCTGA
- a CDS encoding methylmalonyl-CoA mutase family protein: MTDPLATGFESVSEEAWSAKARGDRDLDPVTPVEDGINAKWLYTPADALGEDPAGLPGQAPFVRGTRAGRHWQIRQEQAAPGREQANREILEDLNGGVTELTLRIDRAARAGLAPSDPTFAEARGADGIAISTLDDLDRTLDGVYLDLAGVALEAGSSSESAAALLAALWRQRGIAPELARGSFRIDPLGTLAREGHLPLSGEDALTRAAGIAAETARDWPAARALAIDTGIYVEAGASAAWELGLAIAGAVEFIRAGERAGTDPETIATQLEFTLAVGTDQFLEMAKFRAIRRLWARVLEACGVAPESRSSATYARTSARSLTAVDPWVNMLRATTAVFAAGTGGADGVTVTPFDREIGQPDDLGRRIARNTQIILQDESSLGRIADPLAGSWYGESLTDDLARAGWDRFREIERAGGALAALRSGLIAESLATLADGRADDLDHRRRVMTGINEFPLLGDDGTTPKAPDRGAVAGDAERLAALPEVPGLDRLGSVGPDQLLGTATSLATAGVRIDQLAAALAGEEFRVEPLGIRPDAEPFEEFRRATSEYVTAGGEPPRIYLATMGRIASHVALANWARSFFEVAGIEAVPGGAVESNGDHATLLKEGGFRLAAVCAGKEQVAEDVADLVTRLREAGAEWIYMINSAPELNEAALAAGADELVRNGVSMNEVLTAALGRLGVEVAP; encoded by the coding sequence ATGACCGATCCGCTCGCCACCGGATTCGAATCCGTTTCGGAGGAAGCGTGGTCCGCGAAGGCCAGAGGGGATCGGGATCTCGATCCGGTCACCCCGGTTGAAGATGGCATCAACGCGAAGTGGCTCTACACCCCGGCCGACGCGCTCGGTGAGGATCCGGCCGGTCTGCCCGGCCAGGCGCCCTTCGTCCGCGGGACCAGGGCCGGCCGTCACTGGCAGATTCGCCAGGAGCAGGCCGCCCCGGGTCGGGAGCAGGCCAACCGGGAGATCCTCGAGGACCTGAACGGCGGCGTGACCGAGCTGACCCTGCGCATCGACCGGGCGGCGCGAGCGGGTCTGGCCCCCTCCGATCCGACATTCGCAGAGGCTCGTGGCGCGGACGGAATCGCGATCTCCACGCTCGATGATCTGGACCGGACGCTGGATGGCGTCTACCTCGACCTTGCAGGGGTTGCGCTTGAAGCCGGCTCATCGTCCGAATCCGCCGCGGCGCTTCTGGCCGCCCTCTGGCGCCAGCGGGGAATCGCCCCGGAACTGGCCCGGGGGTCCTTCCGGATCGACCCGCTCGGCACTCTCGCCCGCGAGGGGCATCTGCCGTTGTCCGGGGAGGACGCCCTGACCCGTGCCGCCGGGATCGCTGCGGAGACCGCCCGTGACTGGCCGGCGGCCAGGGCGCTGGCGATCGATACCGGCATCTACGTCGAGGCGGGTGCTTCGGCGGCCTGGGAGCTCGGCCTGGCGATCGCCGGGGCGGTCGAGTTCATCCGGGCCGGTGAAAGGGCCGGGACCGATCCGGAGACGATCGCAACGCAGCTTGAGTTCACACTCGCGGTCGGCACCGACCAGTTCCTCGAGATGGCCAAGTTCCGGGCGATCCGGCGGCTCTGGGCCAGGGTGCTTGAGGCCTGTGGCGTGGCCCCGGAGAGTCGCAGCTCGGCGACCTACGCCCGGACTTCCGCCAGGTCGCTCACCGCCGTTGATCCCTGGGTGAACATGCTGCGGGCCACTACCGCGGTTTTTGCCGCCGGGACCGGCGGCGCCGACGGGGTGACCGTGACCCCGTTCGACCGGGAGATCGGGCAGCCGGATGATCTCGGCCGAAGGATCGCCCGCAACACCCAGATCATTCTTCAGGACGAGTCCTCGCTCGGCCGGATCGCCGATCCGTTGGCCGGCTCCTGGTACGGCGAAAGTCTGACCGACGACCTCGCCCGGGCCGGTTGGGACCGCTTCCGGGAGATCGAGCGGGCCGGAGGGGCACTGGCGGCGCTCCGGTCCGGGCTGATTGCCGAGTCGCTGGCGACGCTGGCCGACGGTCGGGCCGATGACCTCGATCACCGCCGCCGGGTGATGACCGGCATCAACGAGTTCCCGCTGCTCGGCGACGACGGCACCACGCCCAAGGCCCCGGATCGGGGGGCGGTGGCCGGCGACGCGGAGCGACTCGCCGCCCTCCCGGAGGTTCCGGGGCTGGACCGGCTGGGTTCGGTCGGGCCGGACCAACTGCTGGGTACGGCCACCTCCCTGGCCACGGCCGGGGTCCGGATCGATCAGCTCGCCGCCGCACTGGCAGGCGAGGAGTTCCGGGTCGAACCGCTTGGCATCCGACCGGACGCGGAGCCCTTCGAGGAGTTCCGCCGGGCTACTTCCGAGTACGTCACGGCCGGGGGCGAACCACCACGGATCTATCTGGCCACGATGGGACGGATCGCCAGTCACGTCGCGCTCGCCAACTGGGCCCGGAGTTTCTTCGAGGTGGCCGGCATCGAGGCGGTCCCCGGCGGGGCGGTCGAGTCGAACGGTGACCACGCCACCCTGCTGAAAGAGGGCGGATTCCGGCTGGCAGCAGTCTGCGCCGGCAAGGAGCAGGTCGCGGAGGACGTGGCCGACCTGGTCACCCGACTGCGTGAAGCCGGAGCCGAATGGATCTACATGATCAACTCGGCCCCCGAACTGAACGAGGCGGCGCTGGCCGCCGGGGCCGACGAGCTGGTCAGGAACGGAGTGAGCATGAACGAGGTCCTGACCGCCGCCCTTGGCCGGCTCGGCGTGGAGGTGGCGCCATGA
- the scpA gene encoding methylmalonyl-CoA mutase, whose translation MSRIPDFSELELGGIESGPADTERLGEIFEANRDPEGDPVRWDTPEGIPLDPAYTASALEGIDFLDTKPGFPPYLRGPYPTMYVNKPWTIRQYAGYSTAEESNAFYRRNLAAGQRGLSVAFDLATHRGYDSDHPRVAGDVGMAGVAIDSIYDMRTLFEGIPLERMSVSMTMNGAVLPILSLFIVAGEEQGVPHDQITGTIQNDILKEFMVRNTYIYPPKPSMRIVSDIIGYCSRELPRFNSISISGYHMQEAGASADLELGYTLSDGVEYVKAALESGLDVDQFAPRLSFFWAIGMNFFMEVAKMRAGRLLWANLMRQFNPENPKSMSLRTHCQTSGWSLAAQDAYNNVVRTCVEAMAATQGHTQSLHTNALDEALGLPSDFSARIARQTQLFLQQESGTTRVIDPWAGSYYVEYLTRQLATKALAHMAEIEEYGGMTEAIAAGIPKQRIEESAARTQARIDSGKQTVVGVNSFKPEHDTWVEVLKIDNDEVRNAQLAKLKRLREERSEDDVRQALEHLTNAAESGEGNLLDLGVKAARVWATVGEISEALEKVYGRHAAEIKVIGGVYQQEVGVDTDSFAGTKRLVERFEKAEGRRPRILVAKIGQDGHDRGQKVIATAFADLGFDVDIGPLFQTPEEVARQATEADVHAVGVSTLAAGHMTLVPALRKALDDLDRQDIAIVAGGVIPPVDFEPLKAAGADLIFPPGTVIGEAAGELLRLLISRHGLDVALI comes from the coding sequence ATGAGCCGGATCCCGGACTTTTCGGAGCTGGAACTGGGCGGGATCGAGTCCGGGCCGGCCGACACCGAACGGCTCGGGGAGATCTTCGAGGCCAACCGGGATCCGGAAGGAGATCCGGTTCGCTGGGACACCCCGGAGGGCATCCCCCTCGATCCGGCCTACACCGCGTCGGCCCTTGAGGGAATCGACTTCCTCGACACCAAACCCGGGTTCCCGCCCTACCTGCGCGGGCCGTACCCGACCATGTACGTGAACAAGCCGTGGACGATCCGCCAGTACGCCGGCTACTCCACGGCCGAGGAATCAAACGCCTTCTACCGCCGCAACCTGGCGGCCGGCCAGCGCGGGCTCTCGGTCGCCTTCGATCTGGCCACCCATCGCGGCTACGACTCCGATCACCCCCGGGTGGCCGGTGACGTCGGCATGGCCGGGGTCGCGATCGACTCGATCTACGACATGCGGACCCTGTTCGAGGGGATCCCGCTGGAGCGGATGTCGGTCTCGATGACCATGAACGGGGCGGTGCTGCCGATCCTCTCGCTGTTCATCGTCGCCGGGGAGGAGCAGGGGGTGCCGCACGACCAGATCACCGGCACGATCCAGAACGACATCCTCAAAGAGTTCATGGTGCGGAACACCTACATCTATCCGCCCAAACCCTCGATGCGGATCGTCTCCGACATCATCGGCTACTGCTCCCGGGAGCTGCCCCGTTTCAACTCGATCTCGATCTCCGGCTACCACATGCAGGAGGCCGGCGCGAGCGCCGACCTCGAGCTCGGCTACACGCTTTCGGACGGGGTCGAGTACGTGAAGGCCGCCCTCGAATCGGGCCTCGACGTGGACCAGTTTGCCCCCCGGCTCTCCTTCTTCTGGGCGATCGGGATGAACTTCTTCATGGAAGTGGCGAAGATGCGGGCCGGCCGCCTGCTCTGGGCCAACCTGATGCGGCAGTTCAACCCGGAGAACCCGAAATCGATGTCGCTCAGAACCCACTGCCAGACCTCCGGCTGGAGTCTCGCCGCCCAGGACGCCTACAACAACGTGGTCCGCACCTGTGTCGAGGCGATGGCGGCCACCCAGGGTCACACCCAGTCGCTCCACACCAACGCGCTCGACGAGGCGCTCGGCCTGCCCTCCGATTTCTCCGCCCGGATCGCCCGGCAGACCCAGCTCTTCCTGCAGCAGGAGTCCGGCACCACCCGGGTGATCGACCCGTGGGCCGGGAGCTACTACGTCGAGTATCTGACCCGCCAGCTCGCGACCAAGGCGCTGGCCCACATGGCCGAGATCGAGGAGTACGGCGGGATGACCGAGGCGATCGCCGCCGGGATCCCGAAGCAGCGGATCGAGGAGTCGGCCGCCCGCACCCAGGCCCGGATCGATTCCGGCAAGCAGACCGTGGTCGGGGTCAACTCGTTCAAGCCGGAGCACGACACCTGGGTCGAGGTGCTGAAGATCGACAACGACGAGGTCCGCAACGCCCAGCTGGCCAAACTGAAGCGGCTGCGGGAGGAACGCAGCGAGGACGACGTCCGCCAGGCCCTGGAACATCTCACCAACGCGGCCGAGAGCGGCGAGGGCAACCTGCTCGATCTCGGGGTGAAGGCAGCCCGGGTCTGGGCGACGGTCGGTGAAATCAGCGAAGCTCTGGAAAAGGTGTACGGCCGTCACGCCGCCGAGATCAAGGTGATCGGCGGGGTTTACCAACAGGAGGTCGGAGTGGACACCGATTCGTTTGCGGGAACCAAGCGTCTGGTTGAACGGTTCGAGAAGGCGGAGGGCCGGCGGCCCCGGATCCTGGTCGCGAAGATCGGCCAGGACGGTCACGACCGTGGCCAGAAGGTGATCGCCACCGCTTTTGCCGATCTCGGTTTCGACGTCGATATCGGACCGCTGTTCCAGACTCCGGAGGAGGTTGCCCGTCAGGCAACCGAGGCCGACGTCCACGCGGTCGGGGTCAGCACCCTCGCCGCCGGGCACATGACCCTGGTCCCGGCGCTCCGCAAGGCGCTGGATGATCTCGACCGGCAGGACATCGCGATCGTCGCCGGCGGGGTGATCCCCCCGGTTGACTTCGAGCCGCTGAAGGCGGCCGGGGCCGACCTGATCTTCCCGCCCGGGACGGTGATCGGTGAGGCGGCCGGGGAGCTGCTCCGGCTCTTGATCAGCCGTCACGGCCTCGACGTGGCGTTGATCTGA